The following proteins are co-located in the [Pasteurella] mairii genome:
- the dsdA gene encoding D-serine dehydratase, with protein MNIEKLKRDYPLINHLVNLEAVTWFNQKSTTLVEGLPHVGLTEKDVKDAAMRLTRFAPYFCKAFPETQKTNGILESEVIEIPAMKRALELRYKQKIQGNLLLKKDSHLPISGSIKARGGIYEVLVHAEKLAMTHGLLMEQDDYSKLYTPEFKKFFSQYSIAVGSTGNLGLSIGIMSAKLGFNVSVHMSADAREWKKQKLRLHGVNVVEYEQDYGVAVAQGRKMAESDPNCFFIDDENSKTLFLGYSVAGERLKQQFQQQGILVDKDHPLFVYLPCGVGGGPGGVAFGLKLAFGDHVHCIFAEPTHSPCMLLGVYTGLHDNISVQDIGLDNITAADGLAVGRASGFVGKAMERLLDGFYTIDDQELYELLSLLDKTEQVQLEPSALAGMVGAIRVCDNTYFSKLNLSNGQLENATHLVWATGGGMVPKDEMQKYLSLGRI; from the coding sequence ATGAATATCGAAAAATTAAAACGAGACTATCCATTAATAAATCATCTCGTTAATTTAGAAGCGGTTACATGGTTTAATCAGAAAAGTACAACATTGGTTGAGGGGTTGCCTCATGTCGGATTAACAGAAAAAGACGTAAAAGATGCAGCAATGCGACTGACAAGATTTGCCCCCTATTTTTGTAAAGCTTTTCCTGAAACCCAAAAGACAAATGGAATTTTAGAATCAGAAGTTATAGAAATTCCAGCGATGAAAAGAGCACTGGAGCTACGTTATAAACAAAAAATTCAGGGGAATCTTTTATTAAAAAAAGATAGTCATTTACCTATATCTGGTTCAATTAAAGCAAGAGGTGGAATATATGAAGTGTTAGTTCATGCAGAAAAATTAGCAATGACGCATGGATTACTTATGGAGCAAGATGATTACAGTAAATTGTATACTCCTGAATTTAAAAAATTCTTTAGCCAGTATAGCATTGCAGTAGGTTCTACCGGCAATTTGGGATTATCTATTGGCATTATGAGTGCAAAACTGGGATTTAATGTTAGCGTGCATATGTCTGCGGATGCAAGAGAATGGAAAAAACAAAAGTTACGTTTGCATGGTGTGAATGTTGTGGAATATGAACAAGATTATGGGGTAGCTGTGGCTCAAGGACGTAAAATGGCAGAATCCGATCCAAATTGTTTTTTTATTGATGATGAAAATTCAAAAACATTATTTCTAGGTTACTCCGTTGCAGGAGAGCGTTTAAAACAACAATTTCAACAACAGGGAATTCTGGTGGATAAAGATCATCCTTTATTTGTCTATTTGCCTTGTGGTGTTGGTGGCGGTCCTGGTGGCGTTGCATTTGGGCTTAAGCTCGCATTTGGTGATCATGTACATTGTATTTTTGCCGAACCCACACATTCACCTTGTATGTTACTTGGGGTGTATACAGGATTACATGACAATATTTCTGTTCAAGATATTGGTTTAGATAACATTACTGCTGCAGATGGATTGGCGGTTGGACGCGCTTCCGGATTTGTTGGTAAAGCGATGGAGCGATTACTTGATGGTTTTTATACTATAGATGATCAAGAACTTTACGAGTTGCTTAGCTTATTAGATAAAACTGAACAAGTTCAATTAGAGCCTTCTGCTTTAGCTGGTATGGTAGGAGCTATTCGCGTTTGTGATAATACTTATTTTAGTAAATTAAATTTATCAAATGGCCAGTTAGAAAATGCGACTCATTTGGTATGGGCAACTGGTGGTGGTATGGTTCCTAAAGATGAAATGCAAAAATATTTATCTCTAGGAAGAATTTAG
- the dusA gene encoding tRNA-dihydrouridine synthase A — MKLTQNSPHFYRGRFSVAPMLDWTTRHCRYFHRQFSQYALLYTEMVTTGAIIHAKYDHLDFSPPEMPLALQLGGSDPAQLAHCSTLAQQRGYQEINLNVGCPSDRVQNGMFGACLMAKADLVAQCVAQMQRAVDIPVTVKTRIGIDDLDCYEFLCEFVEKVQQAGCQELIIHARKAWLSGLSPKENREIPPLDYARVYQLKRDFPTLWISINGGIKTLEEIKQHLQQVDGVMVGREAYQNPSLLGYIDQALFDPSLPVITPHQAVRQMLPYIEQQRAQGVHLNHIVRHMLGAFQHCKGARQWRRYLSENAYRPNAGVEVVETALQFVEEN, encoded by the coding sequence ATGAAACTGACTCAAAATTCACCGCACTTTTATCGCGGACGCTTTTCCGTGGCGCCAATGTTAGATTGGACAACACGTCATTGCCGCTATTTTCATCGCCAATTTAGCCAATATGCCTTACTTTATACCGAAATGGTCACCACCGGCGCGATTATCCATGCCAAATACGATCATTTGGACTTCTCACCACCAGAAATGCCGCTGGCATTGCAGCTGGGTGGCAGCGATCCGGCACAATTGGCACACTGCTCTACATTAGCGCAACAACGCGGCTATCAAGAAATCAACCTCAACGTCGGCTGCCCGTCGGATCGGGTGCAAAATGGGATGTTTGGCGCCTGTTTAATGGCAAAAGCCGACTTAGTGGCGCAATGTGTAGCGCAAATGCAACGCGCAGTCGATATTCCAGTGACGGTCAAAACTCGCATTGGTATTGATGATTTAGACTGTTATGAATTTCTCTGTGAATTCGTGGAAAAAGTACAGCAAGCCGGCTGCCAAGAATTGATTATTCATGCTCGCAAAGCCTGGCTCTCGGGCTTAAGCCCAAAAGAAAACCGTGAAATTCCGCCACTTGATTATGCCAGAGTCTATCAACTCAAACGGGATTTTCCCACCTTGTGGATCAGCATCAACGGGGGCATCAAAACCCTAGAAGAAATCAAGCAACATCTCCAACAGGTAGATGGTGTCATGGTGGGACGTGAGGCTTATCAAAACCCAAGTCTATTAGGCTATATTGACCAAGCCCTGTTTGATCCAAGCTTGCCGGTCATTACGCCTCACCAAGCGGTGCGCCAAATGTTGCCTTATATTGAACAACAACGCGCACAGGGCGTACATTTAAATCATATCGTCCGCCATATGCTCGGCGCCTTCCAACATTGCAAAGGCGCCCGACAATGGCGCCGCTATTTAAGCGAAAACGCCTACCGCCCCAACGCCGGTGTCGAAGTTGTTGAAACCGCATTGCAATTTGTCGAAGAAAATTGA
- the gltS_1 gene encoding Glutamate permease, protein MELEKFLSYFGSLTYKIGEIPNFKFEYLTSLGIAAIVIFFGRSLVKNSKSLQKYAIPAPVVSGLLFSVIIAMIKSTGLISFSFDVAMMKDLSQNIFFLCIGYGFSSRLLRSAGKKLVINVIIATCLLITLQDIVGVLVGNAIGLHPLLALQASSAAMSGGVGTASAFGPIFIELGAPANATEFGVAAGTMGNIMGSLIGGPVAAYLIGKHALKANPNDKPEEAKSAQLPILNNTRMIKSFAMVLLISALGMPIYFLLDAIPVIEMPKFIGCLFAGAIARNILEAKKAETYVPEVNAIEYMFLELYLALVLMTIDITALSSSAGQLGIILIVQAILMIVFAIFIAYRLFGKDYGAAVMAAGNCGWGCGSGPNAVANTKAVMDQYGYHNLAWVFYPSFAVIIDDIYNPIFLSLFGSFLS, encoded by the coding sequence ATGGAATTGGAAAAATTCTTAAGTTATTTTGGCTCATTGACGTATAAAATCGGTGAAATACCAAATTTCAAATTTGAATATCTCACTTCTCTTGGCATTGCCGCTATCGTTATTTTTTTCGGTCGGTCTCTTGTAAAAAACTCGAAATCCTTACAAAAATATGCTATTCCCGCTCCCGTCGTTTCAGGCTTACTCTTTTCTGTTATTATTGCCATGATAAAATCCACCGGGCTGATTTCTTTCAGCTTTGATGTGGCAATGATGAAAGATTTATCCCAAAACATTTTCTTTCTTTGTATAGGATACGGGTTTAGTTCTCGTTTATTACGCAGTGCCGGCAAAAAATTAGTTATCAACGTTATCATTGCGACTTGCCTTTTAATCACATTACAAGATATTGTTGGTGTCTTGGTCGGTAATGCTATCGGATTACATCCACTTCTTGCTCTGCAAGCCTCTTCTGCCGCCATGAGCGGAGGCGTCGGAACCGCCTCTGCCTTTGGTCCAATTTTTATCGAGCTCGGCGCTCCAGCGAACGCGACAGAGTTTGGCGTTGCCGCAGGCACCATGGGTAATATTATGGGTTCACTTATCGGTGGACCAGTTGCTGCCTATTTAATCGGCAAACACGCGCTCAAAGCAAATCCTAACGATAAACCGGAGGAAGCAAAATCAGCACAATTGCCCATTCTTAATAACACCAGAATGATCAAATCTTTTGCCATGGTTTTATTAATTAGCGCGCTTGGAATGCCGATTTATTTTCTTTTAGATGCGATTCCGGTAATCGAAATGCCAAAATTTATCGGTTGCCTTTTCGCCGGTGCTATTGCTAGAAATATCCTTGAAGCGAAAAAGGCAGAAACTTATGTTCCCGAAGTGAACGCGATTGAATACATGTTCCTTGAACTTTATTTAGCACTGGTATTGATGACGATTGATATTACCGCGCTTAGTTCAAGTGCCGGTCAGTTGGGGATTATTTTAATCGTACAAGCAATTTTAATGATAGTATTCGCTATTTTCATCGCATACAGACTGTTTGGAAAAGATTATGGTGCCGCGGTTATGGCTGCAGGAAATTGCGGATGGGGATGTGGATCGGGACCAAATGCGGTAGCAAACACCAAAGCAGTAATGGATCAGTATGGTTATCACAATTTAGCCTGGGTATTTTATCCATCATTTGCTGTAATCATTGATGATATTTACAACCCCATTTTCTTATCTTTATTTGGATCGTTTTTAAGTTGA
- the metB gene encoding cystathionine gamma-synthase, which yields MTQQYQIDTLLAQAGNRTDERTGAVSTPIFLSTAYGHHGIGESTGFDYTRTKNPTRSVLEDTIAQLEGGERGFACSSGMAAIQLLMTLFAAPDEWIVSSDVYGGTYRLLDFAYKNTHGVKPVYVNTASVEAIEQAITPNTKAIFVETPSNPLMEECDVDAISAIAKKHNLLLIVDNTFLTPVLFRPMEHGADIVIHSGTKYLAGHNDVLVGLIVAKGQELCDRLFYIQNGAGPVLSPFDAWLTIRGMKTLALRMERHEKNAKELVKFLKVQPQVADVLYADKGGMLSFRLQDEKWVNPFLKAIKLITFAESLGGTESFITYPATQTHMDIPEVERVARGVCNRLLRFSVGLENVEDIKADLAQAFAQLK from the coding sequence ATGACACAACAATATCAAATTGATACGTTACTTGCGCAAGCGGGCAATCGTACGGATGAACGCACTGGCGCGGTTTCTACGCCGATTTTTCTTTCTACCGCTTATGGGCATCATGGCATAGGTGAAAGTACCGGTTTTGACTATACGCGCACCAAAAACCCGACACGTAGTGTATTGGAAGACACGATTGCGCAATTAGAAGGGGGGGAGCGCGGTTTTGCGTGTTCTTCCGGTATGGCTGCAATTCAGTTGTTGATGACCTTATTTGCCGCGCCGGATGAATGGATTGTTTCCAGTGATGTGTATGGCGGAACCTATCGTTTATTGGATTTTGCTTATAAAAATACCCATGGCGTGAAACCGGTTTATGTGAATACTGCGTCGGTAGAAGCCATTGAACAAGCCATTACGCCGAATACCAAGGCAATTTTTGTGGAAACACCGTCGAACCCGTTGATGGAAGAATGTGATGTTGATGCCATTTCAGCGATTGCGAAAAAACATAACTTGTTGTTAATTGTGGATAATACATTTTTAACACCGGTGTTATTCAGACCAATGGAACATGGCGCGGATATTGTGATCCACAGTGGTACCAAATATCTTGCTGGTCATAATGACGTGTTGGTGGGGTTAATTGTGGCGAAAGGGCAAGAATTATGCGATCGTTTATTTTATATTCAAAACGGTGCCGGTCCCGTATTATCGCCATTTGATGCTTGGTTAACGATTCGTGGTATGAAAACCTTGGCATTGCGTATGGAGCGCCATGAGAAAAATGCCAAAGAATTAGTCAAATTCTTAAAGGTACAGCCACAAGTGGCAGATGTGCTGTATGCAGATAAAGGCGGGATGTTGTCTTTCCGTTTGCAAGACGAGAAATGGGTTAATCCATTCTTAAAAGCGATAAAATTAATTACCTTTGCGGAAAGTTTGGGCGGAACTGAAAGTTTTATTACCTATCCAGCGACCCAAACCCATATGGATATTCCGGAAGTAGAACGAGTTGCGCGCGGGGTTTGTAACCGTTTATTGCGTTTTTCCGTTGGTTTGGAAAATGTGGAAGATATTAAAGCGGACTTGGCGCAAGCCTTTGCCCAATTAAAATAA
- the trxA gene encoding thioredoxin, which translates to MSEVLHTNDANFEADVLRSAVPVLLDFWAPWCGPCRMIAPILDELAAEFGDKVKIIKINIDENQGTPAQFGVRSIPTLMLFKEGKAVATQVGALPKNQLANFVNQNI; encoded by the coding sequence ATGAGTGAAGTATTACATACAAATGATGCAAACTTTGAAGCGGACGTATTAAGATCAGCGGTGCCTGTATTATTAGATTTCTGGGCGCCGTGGTGTGGTCCTTGTCGCATGATCGCACCAATTTTAGATGAATTAGCAGCTGAATTCGGGGATAAAGTAAAAATCATTAAAATTAATATTGATGAAAACCAAGGTACACCAGCACAATTTGGTGTGCGTAGTATCCCAACATTAATGCTATTCAAAGAGGGTAAAGCAGTAGCAACTCAAGTTGGTGCATTACCAAAAAATCAATTAGCCAATTTTGTTAACCAAAATATCTAA
- the gcvA_1 gene encoding glycine cleavage system transcriptional activator, with translation MRNIHQYLYKNRRIDRYQLAKLHTFEVCARHLSFTLAAEELCITASAVSHQIHKLEEELGFLLFNRFHRKIELTYEGEKLFHTLKQVFEMVNKEIFEIRQQEITGELTIYARPSLAQSWLVPKLAGFYQKHPFIQLNILTGNEMINFERYKIDLAIYYDDLYDKNLQHYELMSESIIPVCSPEYAKQFHLYEKPENLCYCTLLHDGQAWSHTSDIEEWLCWLNHFQLKIDLPHQQSMIFDRSDLALTAAINHIGVAMGREHLIAPYLEKAALITPFQSLKLPCLQRYYVVTPYIQLPKVNTFVRWLKSKIM, from the coding sequence ATGCGAAATATACATCAATATTTATACAAAAATAGACGCATAGATCGTTATCAATTAGCTAAATTACATACTTTTGAAGTCTGTGCAAGGCATTTATCTTTTACGCTTGCTGCTGAAGAACTTTGTATTACTGCCAGTGCAGTAAGTCATCAGATACATAAATTAGAAGAAGAACTTGGATTTCTTTTATTTAACCGTTTTCATCGAAAAATAGAATTAACTTATGAAGGCGAAAAACTATTTCACACCTTAAAACAAGTATTTGAAATGGTAAACAAAGAAATCTTTGAAATCAGGCAGCAAGAAATTACCGGTGAATTAACGATTTATGCAAGACCTTCATTAGCTCAAAGTTGGTTAGTACCAAAGTTAGCTGGCTTTTATCAGAAACATCCATTTATTCAGTTAAATATTTTAACCGGAAATGAAATGATTAACTTTGAAAGATATAAAATAGATTTAGCCATCTACTATGATGATCTTTATGACAAAAATCTTCAACATTATGAATTAATGTCAGAGAGTATTATTCCTGTCTGTAGTCCAGAATATGCTAAGCAATTTCATCTATATGAAAAGCCAGAAAATTTATGTTATTGTACTCTCTTACACGATGGTCAAGCTTGGAGCCATACATCTGATATTGAAGAATGGCTGTGTTGGCTAAATCACTTTCAGCTTAAAATTGATTTACCCCATCAACAATCAATGATTTTTGACCGTTCTGATCTTGCGTTAACCGCAGCTATTAACCATATCGGAGTTGCTATGGGTAGAGAACACCTCATTGCTCCTTATCTAGAAAAAGCAGCATTGATAACACCATTTCAATCATTAAAATTACCTTGTTTACAGCGTTATTATGTCGTGACGCCCTATATCCAACTACCTAAAGTCAATACTTTCGTACGTTGGCTAAAAAGTAAAATCATGTAA
- the gntT_1 gene encoding H+/gluconate symporter-related permease — MDSQLWLIAVLITSIALIIITIVKFKLHPFLALLLSSFYVGGLMGMKPGEMIDAIENGIGSTLGFLAAVIGLGTILGKMIEVSGGAEKIGIVLQKNRWLSPDVIMVIIGLICGITLFVEVGVVLLIPLAFSIAKKTNTSLLNLAIPLCTSLMAVHCIVPPHPAALYVTNALGADMGKVIVYGLLIGLFASLLGGPVFLRLMKNKIPFKKVPDEFSDIKIRDESELPSFSATLFTVLLPIVLMLIKTVTELNMNKSTSLYLFFEFIGNPITAMFISAFVAYYILGIRRSMGMSDLLGQTEGCFSSIANILLIIGAGGAFNGILKASSLSDGLATILANLDMHPILLAWLVAIILHAAVGSATVAMMGATAIVSPMLVAYPEISPEIITLAIGSGAIGCTIVTDSLFWLVKQYCGATMDEIFKYYTSATFIASFFALGCTFLLSYII; from the coding sequence ATGGACTCACAACTTTGGCTCATAGCAGTTTTAATTACGAGTATTGCATTGATTATTATCACGATTGTGAAATTTAAATTACATCCGTTTTTGGCATTATTGCTATCAAGCTTTTATGTTGGTGGATTAATGGGGATGAAACCTGGCGAGATGATTGATGCTATAGAAAATGGGATAGGTAGTACGTTAGGTTTTCTCGCTGCTGTTATTGGTTTAGGTACAATCCTAGGAAAAATGATTGAAGTTTCAGGTGGCGCGGAAAAAATAGGGATTGTTTTACAAAAAAATCGCTGGTTATCTCCTGATGTTATTATGGTTATCATTGGATTAATTTGTGGGATAACGTTATTTGTTGAAGTTGGCGTAGTTCTATTAATTCCGTTAGCATTTTCTATCGCTAAAAAGACGAATACCTCATTGCTTAATCTTGCTATTCCATTATGTACCTCATTAATGGCAGTTCATTGTATTGTTCCTCCTCACCCGGCTGCATTATATGTCACTAACGCTTTAGGTGCCGATATGGGAAAAGTCATTGTGTATGGTTTATTAATTGGATTATTTGCCTCCTTACTCGGCGGTCCGGTCTTTTTAAGATTAATGAAAAATAAAATTCCATTTAAAAAAGTACCAGATGAGTTTTCAGATATCAAAATTAGAGATGAAAGCGAATTACCTTCATTTTCTGCGACATTATTTACTGTTTTATTACCAATAGTTTTAATGTTAATAAAAACAGTTACAGAATTAAATATGAATAAATCAACTTCATTATATTTATTTTTTGAATTTATAGGTAATCCCATTACTGCCATGTTTATTAGTGCTTTTGTTGCTTATTATATTCTAGGTATTCGACGTAGTATGGGAATGTCGGACTTATTAGGTCAAACAGAAGGTTGTTTTTCGTCAATTGCAAATATTTTACTGATCATTGGGGCTGGTGGTGCGTTTAATGGTATTTTAAAAGCCAGTAGTTTAAGTGATGGGCTTGCAACTATTTTAGCGAATTTGGATATGCATCCGATTTTATTAGCTTGGCTTGTGGCAATTATTTTACATGCCGCGGTAGGCTCGGCAACGGTTGCTATGATGGGAGCGACAGCTATCGTTTCTCCTATGTTAGTAGCATATCCTGAGATCAGTCCTGAGATTATTACTCTTGCCATAGGTTCAGGTGCGATTGGTTGTACTATTGTGACAGATTCTTTATTTTGGTTGGTAAAACAGTATTGTGGCGCAACAATGGATGAAATTTTCAAATACTATACTAGTGCAACATTTATTGCATCATTTTTTGCTTTAGGGTGCACTTTTTTATTGTCATATATAATCTAA
- the clcA gene encoding chloride channel, voltage gated family protein codes for MISPRRPGKIRYILHKKIRQTHRISHKSTEFFCLLIGASLVALFSYGFAKLADLGLELNAYWNQQYPLAAWFVLPLGLALLAWFTAKFTPYVAGSGIPQVIASISLPHSANKSRLVAFGQTLWKIPLTFLAMLFGASVGREGPSVQVGAAVMLAWGNLCRKYGVAFSGFSANELMATGAAGGLAAAFNAPLAGVIFAIEELGRGTWLRWERRVLLGVLAAGFILVALEGNNPYFPHYQGNITIPYMLLWVGICGIVCGILGGIFARLLAKGIAVVSPAFSRGWIRRHPIAIALLLGIVLATLGHYSQGQTYGTGYEVVTRALDGQSVAPEIGIAKLFATVTTYWTGIAGGIFTPSLTTGAGIGVQIWSLSGGIVDQRLLVLLCMAAFLAGATQSPVTASVVVMEMTGSQPVLFWLLIGSLIASIISRQFNPKPFYHLAAARFRQRVQEDAQQEKENKTE; via the coding sequence ATGATTTCTCCACGACGACCCGGCAAAATCCGTTATATTTTACATAAAAAAATTCGCCAAACTCACCGAATTTCCCATAAAAGTACCGAATTTTTTTGCCTGTTAATCGGCGCTTCGCTGGTGGCACTGTTTTCCTACGGATTTGCTAAATTAGCTGATTTAGGGTTGGAATTAAATGCCTATTGGAACCAGCAATATCCGCTTGCCGCCTGGTTTGTTTTGCCCTTAGGGCTGGCATTATTGGCATGGTTTACCGCAAAATTTACCCCCTATGTTGCCGGCAGCGGTATTCCACAAGTTATCGCTTCTATCAGTTTACCGCACAGCGCTAACAAAAGTCGCTTAGTTGCCTTTGGACAAACATTGTGGAAAATCCCGCTGACCTTTCTTGCCATGCTATTTGGCGCCTCCGTTGGGCGCGAAGGTCCTTCCGTCCAAGTGGGCGCAGCAGTGATGTTGGCGTGGGGGAATTTATGCCGCAAATATGGCGTGGCATTTAGTGGCTTTAGCGCCAACGAATTAATGGCAACCGGCGCCGCAGGCGGATTAGCGGCAGCCTTTAACGCTCCACTTGCCGGCGTGATTTTTGCGATTGAAGAACTCGGGCGTGGTACGTGGTTGCGCTGGGAACGTCGCGTGTTGCTCGGGGTATTGGCTGCCGGTTTTATTTTAGTTGCCCTTGAAGGCAATAATCCTTATTTTCCACATTATCAAGGCAACATCACCATCCCTTACATGCTGTTATGGGTGGGCATTTGCGGTATCGTCTGCGGCATTTTAGGCGGCATTTTTGCCCGCTTATTAGCAAAAGGCATTGCCGTCGTCTCTCCCGCCTTTAGTCGCGGCTGGATACGTCGCCATCCGATTGCTATTGCGCTCTTACTCGGCATCGTTTTAGCCACATTAGGACATTACAGCCAAGGACAAACCTATGGCACTGGTTATGAAGTGGTCACTCGCGCTCTAGACGGACAATCTGTCGCGCCGGAAATTGGGATCGCCAAATTATTTGCCACGGTGACCACCTACTGGACGGGTATCGCCGGCGGGATTTTTACCCCATCACTGACTACCGGCGCGGGGATCGGCGTACAAATTTGGTCGCTCAGTGGCGGTATCGTGGATCAACGTCTGTTAGTCTTACTTTGCATGGCGGCTTTTTTAGCCGGCGCCACGCAATCTCCCGTGACCGCCAGCGTTGTAGTAATGGAAATGACCGGCAGCCAACCGGTATTATTTTGGCTATTGATCGGTAGCCTTATCGCCTCGATCATTTCTCGACAATTTAACCCAAAACCCTTTTATCATCTTGCCGCCGCCCGTTTTCGCCAACGCGTACAAGAAGATGCTCAACAAGAAAAAGAAAATAAAACAGAATGA